In Populus alba chromosome 1, ASM523922v2, whole genome shotgun sequence, a single window of DNA contains:
- the LOC118063516 gene encoding UPF0481 protein At3g47200-like has translation MARSERDGGTRSADICGPSHGVDDQVTVDIDSLTSSVESMISQNLIMPDKVCIFRVPPILRRHSEKAYTPNAFSIGPWHRHHPLMKSTERVKLKYLKGLLSRRSASITLKALIKSTRGIEKEARSCYAGPIDVGEEDLVRMLVIDGCFLIELFRKDKDNHLREDDDPIFNMSCMLQYLYHDLILVENQIPWLVLELLFDITSEPGNTTTLAQLALQFFKNIFSFNPPSIDFSYQGKKHLLDLLRNWLVLSSGEEEDGEVGWEPIPSVTNLVDAGIKLKVGHESSSILDIKFKNGFLEIPPLLIQETTEVIIRNLISYEQCSPKCTDRITSYAVLLDNLINTTKDMDTFTSSGIIDNWLNPDEATQFFNKLSQDAYLKKYYYLKLCQDVNKYYRRRFPRWRALLMSNYFGTPWAIVSLFAAATLLILTIVQTIFTII, from the coding sequence ATGGCAAGATCCGAAAGGGATGGTGGTACAAGGAGTGCTGATATATGCGGTCCTTCTCATGGAGTAGATGATCAGGTCACAGTCGATATTGATTCATTGACCTCTTCCGTTGAAAGTATGATTTCCCAGAATTTGATAATGCCTGATAAAGTATGCATCTTTAGAGTGCCCCCAATTCTCCGAAGGCATAGCGAAAAAGCTTATACCCCCAACGCATTTTCAATTGGCCCCTGGCACCGTCACCATCCACTGATGAAATCTACAGAGAGAGTTAAACTGAAGTATCTCAAAGGCCTTCTTTCCCGAAGATCTGCGAGCATAACACTGAAGGCGTTGATCAAATCCACCAGGGGGATCGAGAAAGAGGCACGTTCGTGTTATGCCGGACCAATTGATGTCGGTGAAGAGGATCTTGTAAGAATGTTGGTAATAGATGGTTGCTTTCTTATTGAGCTATTTAGAAAGGATAAAGATAATCATCTTAGAGAAGATGATGATCCTATCTTCAACATGTCTTGTATGTTGCAGTACCTATATCATGACTTGATATTGGTAGAAAACCAAATACCTTGGTTGGTCCTTGAACTCTTGTTCGACATAACCTCGGAACCTGGAAACACGACAACCCTCGCACAACTTGCCCTTCAATTCTTTAAGaacattttttcattcaatccACCCTCCATAGATTTCTCTtaccaaggaaaaaaacatttgcttGACCTCTTAAGAAATTGGTTAGTTTTGTCATCTGGAGAAGAGGAAGATGGTGAAGTGGGATGGGAACCTATTCCTTCCGTCACAAATCTTGTAGACGCcggaattaaattgaaggtggGTCATGAGTCAAGCAGCATCTtggatataaaattcaaaaatggtTTCCTGGAAATCCCTCCATTGCTAATTCAGGAGACAACTGAAGTCATCATTCGAAACCTCATCAGCTACGAGCAGTGTTCTCCTAAATGCACTGACAGAATCACTTCATATGCCGTACTCCTAGACAATCTCATTAACACTACCAAAGATATGGATACATTCACCAGTAGTGGAATCATTGATAATTGGTTGAATCCAGATGAGGCAACGCAATTCTTCAACAAGCTTTCTCAGGATgcttacttgaaaaaatactattatcTAAAACTGTGCCAGGACGTGAACAAGTATTACCGGCGCAGGTTTCCAAGATGGCGTGCTCTGTTGATGAGCAATTACTTTGGCACCCCATGGGCAATTGTGTCTTTGTTTGCGGCTGCTACTCTTTTGATTCTCACTATTGTTCAGACAATATTTACCATCatttaa